In Paenibacillus sp. BIC5C1, a genomic segment contains:
- a CDS encoding CotH kinase family protein, translated as MNSLLRKVAVTALSVTMVSSSSFALIGSPNAAFAAEDTSTSTGVTQAYESLFQTDNVIDVNVTIDDADWKSMLESPLDKDYKKVSVEVDGNKLDNVGFSTKGNLTLKAVASMQDSDRYSFRLKFDKYDKTQTLLGLDKMVLNNNYADPSYMREVLHYEALRSIGMDVPMTNYVNLYVNGELVGFYTGVEAVDDSYLERNYGEDYEDGVLYDTDEKSYLQYSEGSDYSTITEDLGTDENKTKLKNFIKTLNDMPEGEKGDIESVLDVDSALQYIAGNMVFGNYDSYNGDKGHNYMLYSDADGKFTVVPWDFNMSFNGYSGGGGRGTTTTGSTTTNTNATNVSVDEPVLGISMENVPMINNLLAVPEYKEKYLSYVNELTDYLEGIQDHITGLADIIRPYVEADPTKFYTTEQFESNIAYSANADATGGMGGMGGTPPEGFEGMTPPEGFEGMTPPDGMTPPDGTTGTGTTDSTGNTQTRPGGNFGGGGGMGSMAAGSLTTFALNRLANLQEQLGREVTPLPETSEDTGADNGTGTTDKAITVSLDGKAITFPDQDPLEQSGRVMVPVNAILEALGAEVTWDKTAKTVTAVLNDQTLVLQIGSSTATVNGETLEIDAPAIIKNSRTLVPVRFISEGLGLTVDWDQTAAQVTLTSK; from the coding sequence TTGAATAGTTTACTACGTAAAGTTGCAGTAACGGCCTTGTCCGTGACGATGGTATCATCATCTTCTTTTGCCCTGATAGGAAGTCCAAACGCTGCGTTTGCCGCAGAGGATACAAGCACCAGCACAGGCGTCACGCAAGCCTATGAATCGTTGTTCCAAACGGACAACGTCATTGATGTGAATGTTACGATTGATGATGCAGACTGGAAGAGCATGCTCGAAAGCCCGCTGGATAAGGATTATAAGAAGGTAAGTGTGGAAGTGGACGGCAACAAGCTGGATAACGTTGGTTTCTCCACCAAGGGTAATCTGACTTTGAAAGCCGTAGCCTCGATGCAAGATTCGGACCGTTACAGCTTCAGACTGAAGTTTGATAAATACGACAAAACACAAACCCTGCTCGGTTTGGATAAAATGGTCCTGAACAACAACTATGCCGATCCGTCGTATATGCGTGAAGTTCTTCATTATGAAGCGCTGCGCAGCATTGGCATGGATGTACCGATGACAAACTACGTTAATCTGTATGTAAACGGCGAACTGGTTGGTTTCTATACCGGGGTCGAAGCAGTTGATGACAGCTACCTGGAACGCAATTACGGTGAAGATTATGAGGACGGTGTCCTCTACGATACGGATGAGAAGAGTTACCTGCAATATTCAGAAGGCAGTGACTACAGCACGATCACAGAAGATTTGGGTACGGACGAGAACAAAACCAAACTCAAAAATTTTATCAAAACGCTGAACGACATGCCTGAAGGTGAAAAAGGCGATATCGAGAGTGTGCTGGATGTGGATTCGGCACTGCAATATATCGCGGGCAACATGGTCTTTGGCAACTATGACAGCTATAACGGCGACAAAGGGCATAACTACATGCTTTACAGCGACGCGGATGGCAAATTCACAGTAGTACCTTGGGACTTTAACATGTCCTTCAATGGATACTCGGGTGGCGGCGGACGTGGAACAACGACAACCGGATCAACCACAACCAACACCAACGCGACAAACGTATCCGTGGACGAGCCAGTACTGGGCATTAGCATGGAAAATGTACCGATGATCAACAACCTGCTGGCCGTGCCTGAGTATAAAGAAAAATACTTGAGCTACGTCAATGAGTTGACGGATTATCTGGAAGGCATTCAGGATCACATCACAGGTCTGGCTGATATCATTCGTCCATATGTAGAAGCCGATCCAACGAAGTTCTACACAACCGAGCAGTTTGAATCCAACATTGCATACTCTGCCAACGCTGATGCAACAGGCGGTATGGGTGGCATGGGTGGTACACCACCAGAAGGATTCGAAGGCATGACACCGCCAGAAGGTTTTGAAGGTATGACACCTCCCGATGGTATGACACCACCGGATGGCACAACGGGAACAGGAACAACAGACAGCACAGGCAATACTCAGACACGTCCTGGCGGTAACTTTGGCGGAGGCGGAGGTATGGGCTCGATGGCAGCGGGATCGCTGACAACGTTTGCCCTGAACCGACTTGCCAATCTGCAAGAGCAGCTTGGACGTGAAGTAACACCTCTGCCGGAGACTTCAGAAGATACAGGCGCGGATAACGGAACAGGAACAACAGACAAAGCAATTACTGTATCCCTTGATGGAAAAGCGATTACGTTCCCGGATCAGGACCCGCTAGAGCAAAGTGGCCGGGTTATGGTACCCGTGAACGCTATCCTTGAAGCTTTGGGTGCAGAAGTGACGTGGGACAAAACAGCGAAAACCGTAACAGCCGTTCTGAATGACCAGACGCTTGTACTCCAGATCGGAAGCAGCACGGCAACGGTGAATGGTGAAACGCTCGAAATTGATGCACCAGCCATTATCAAAAACAGTCGCACACTTGTGCCGGTACGCTTCATCTCTGAAGGACTGGGACTGACCGTGGATTGGGATCAAACGGCTGCACAAGTAACACTTACATCCAAATAA
- a CDS encoding IS4 family transposase: MLQQHSLSDQSRFSKLFASLHIGKALRHAGISKSFGLSSLAIFRIVFSLVFEGKNWFRLLESNRGADLPGKDVIYRFLNQSSFAWRRFLQTLSLQIVRYFETLISSKRVRVFIVDDSVLSRNRSKKAELLARVFDHSAGRYIKGYTMLTLGWSDGFSFAPLDFVMLSSAKLANRFCEMASHLSKRSHGYKRRIESFSRKPDAVVGLLDRALKASFTADYVLMDSWFTQVPLLRELTARGLPVIGMIKEMKQRYLVQGQRMTLGAVFQSLPKSSSKDIKGSVVVHTSCGLPVKLVFVRNRNKRREWLTILSTDVTLDAAEIVRIYGMRWSIETFFKVTKSYLKLGTEFQGRSFDQLISHTTVVFSRYLAMEYERRETNDDRTLGGLFFLFADEVRDLDFQTALQQLMRLFLDMSQAKTKTNKMDVFCQLQEWISGLPSYIKGLFGDLSCES, encoded by the coding sequence ATGTTACAACAACATTCCCTGTCTGACCAGTCTCGTTTTTCTAAACTTTTTGCTTCACTTCACATCGGGAAAGCTTTGCGGCATGCAGGGATTTCCAAATCGTTTGGTCTTTCGAGTTTAGCTATTTTTCGAATCGTGTTCTCCTTGGTTTTTGAAGGGAAGAACTGGTTTCGCCTGTTGGAGAGTAACCGCGGAGCCGATCTGCCAGGTAAAGATGTCATCTATCGATTCTTGAATCAATCTTCCTTTGCTTGGCGGCGATTTTTGCAGACATTAAGTCTCCAGATCGTACGCTATTTTGAAACGCTCATTTCCTCCAAACGCGTACGTGTATTTATTGTGGATGATTCGGTGCTCAGCCGAAACCGGAGTAAAAAAGCAGAACTGCTGGCACGTGTGTTTGACCATTCTGCAGGCAGGTACATCAAAGGCTACACGATGCTCACACTCGGCTGGTCGGACGGTTTTAGCTTTGCACCGCTCGATTTTGTCATGCTGTCTTCCGCCAAACTGGCCAATCGTTTTTGCGAAATGGCCTCCCATCTCTCGAAACGCAGCCATGGATACAAACGCCGAATAGAGTCTTTTTCTCGGAAGCCCGATGCCGTTGTGGGCTTGTTAGATCGGGCGTTAAAAGCCAGCTTCACGGCGGATTATGTTTTGATGGACAGCTGGTTTACGCAGGTTCCATTACTTCGCGAGCTCACAGCCAGAGGTCTGCCGGTGATTGGAATGATTAAAGAAATGAAGCAACGGTATCTCGTACAGGGACAGCGTATGACGCTAGGTGCTGTGTTTCAAAGCCTGCCTAAATCGAGTTCAAAAGACATCAAAGGCTCCGTGGTCGTACATACGTCGTGCGGTCTGCCCGTGAAGCTTGTTTTTGTGCGCAATCGGAATAAAAGACGGGAATGGCTTACCATTTTAAGTACAGACGTCACGCTGGATGCGGCAGAAATTGTACGAATTTACGGCATGCGTTGGAGTATTGAGACCTTTTTTAAAGTGACCAAAAGCTATTTAAAACTAGGAACCGAATTTCAGGGCCGTTCCTTCGACCAACTGATTAGCCACACGACGGTTGTATTCAGCCGTTATTTAGCGATGGAATACGAACGACGCGAAACCAATGATGACCGAACCCTGGGAGGACTCTTTTTCCTCTTTGCCGATGAGGTTCGGGATCTGGACTTTCAAACCGCGCTTCAGCAGCTGATGCGTTTATTTCTCGACATGTCTCAAGCGAAAACGAAAACGAACAAAATGGACGTTTTTTGTCAACTACAAGAATGGATCTCCGGTTTACCCAGCTATATCAAGGGTTTGTTTGGAGATTTAAGCTGCGAAAGTTGA